One window from the genome of Jeotgalibaca sp. MA1X17-3 encodes:
- a CDS encoding family 1 glycosylhydrolase: MNEFPNGFLWGGATAANQCEGAWNIGGRGLTKADVITGGSKSEERKITYIDKDGNPGVLANKRSSIPKGATHAVLDGYYYPSHESVDFYHRYKEDIALLAEMGFKVFRLSISWTRIFPNGDEETANKEGLDFYHKVFEECKKYGIEPLVTLSHFDTPIYLEENYGGWNNRKLITLYERYAETCFKEYKGLVKYWITFNEINHPLMIAELFKENKSKDVYQSVYQQLHHKFVASARAVKKAHAIDIENTVGCMISGITFYPGTPDPDDILLNQYKWENIIYYCGDVQCRGEYPSFAKRLWDLHHVQLEITEQDKKDLKEGCVDIYTFSYYMSTIVTTHPNEDVVSGNYSSGVRNPYLTYSQWGWALDPKGLRYYIEKIYDRYKIPLMITENGLGAMDHVEADGSIHDTYRIDYLREHIKEIKVAINHGADVIGYTSWGCIDLISSSTGEMSKRYGFIYVDRDNQGRGTLNRSRKDSFYWYQKVIQSNGSNLL; the protein is encoded by the coding sequence ATGAATGAATTTCCAAATGGGTTTTTGTGGGGCGGAGCAACAGCTGCTAATCAATGTGAAGGTGCATGGAATATAGGCGGTAGAGGGCTAACTAAGGCTGATGTTATTACAGGAGGATCAAAAAGCGAAGAACGAAAAATTACCTATATTGATAAGGACGGTAATCCGGGTGTACTTGCAAATAAACGTAGCTCTATACCTAAAGGGGCAACACATGCGGTTTTGGATGGATACTATTATCCTAGCCATGAGAGTGTAGATTTCTATCATCGCTACAAAGAAGACATTGCACTACTTGCGGAAATGGGCTTTAAAGTTTTTCGTCTATCTATTTCTTGGACGAGGATTTTTCCGAACGGTGATGAAGAAACTGCTAATAAAGAGGGATTAGATTTTTATCATAAAGTATTTGAAGAATGTAAAAAGTATGGGATTGAACCACTTGTAACTCTATCTCATTTTGATACTCCTATCTATTTAGAAGAAAACTATGGTGGATGGAATAATCGTAAATTGATTACATTATATGAACGTTATGCAGAAACGTGTTTTAAAGAATATAAAGGTCTGGTCAAGTATTGGATTACCTTTAATGAAATCAATCATCCTTTAATGATTGCAGAGCTATTTAAAGAAAATAAGTCCAAGGATGTCTACCAATCTGTTTACCAACAATTGCATCATAAATTTGTTGCAAGTGCTCGAGCTGTTAAAAAGGCACATGCTATAGATATTGAAAATACGGTCGGATGTATGATTTCAGGTATTACTTTTTATCCTGGCACTCCTGACCCGGATGATATTTTGTTAAACCAGTATAAGTGGGAAAATATCATTTATTATTGCGGGGATGTACAATGTCGTGGGGAGTATCCTTCTTTTGCTAAGCGTCTATGGGATTTACATCATGTTCAGCTTGAAATAACGGAACAAGATAAAAAAGATTTAAAAGAAGGCTGTGTTGATATATATACTTTCTCTTACTATATGTCTACGATCGTAACTACTCATCCCAATGAGGATGTTGTCTCAGGTAATTACTCGTCCGGTGTTAGGAATCCTTATCTCACTTATTCTCAATGGGGGTGGGCGCTTGACCCTAAAGGGTTGCGCTACTATATCGAAAAAATTTACGATCGCTATAAGATACCATTAATGATTACAGAAAACGGACTAGGTGCCATGGACCATGTTGAAGCGGATGGAAGTATCCATGATACTTACCGTATCGACTACTTACGAGAGCATATAAAAGAAATAAAAGTAGCTATTAATCATGGTGCTGATGTCATTGGCTATACCAGCTGGGGCTGTATTGATCTTATTTCATCAAGTACAGGCGAAATGAGTAAGCGTTATGGCTTTATCTATGTTGACAGGGATAATCAAGGTAGAGGGACACTAAACAGAAGCCGTAAAGATTCTTTTTACTGGTATCAAAAAGTTATACAATCAAATGGTTCCAATCTTCTTTAG
- a CDS encoding VOC family protein, giving the protein MNQKLVEICLRIRDLDATLDFYTNLFDFEVASHRKFPENKFDLVYLNSPGTSVQIELTYNYDAEPYNVGDGFSHLGVTVSDLEKMQEICKASAYETGELKGLSGGKPSYFFVTDPDGYRIEVKREK; this is encoded by the coding sequence ATGAACCAAAAACTTGTTGAAATTTGCCTGCGTATTAGAGATCTTGATGCAACTTTAGACTTCTATACGAATCTATTCGATTTTGAAGTTGCCAGTCATAGAAAATTCCCGGAAAATAAATTTGATTTAGTTTATCTAAATTCTCCTGGAACTTCTGTACAAATCGAGCTCACTTACAATTACGATGCCGAGCCATATAATGTAGGAGATGGCTTCAGTCATCTGGGTGTGACGGTCAGTGACTTAGAAAAAATGCAAGAAATTTGTAAAGCTTCTGCTTACGAAACAGGTGAGTTAAAAGGACTATCTGGTGGCAAACCATCTTACTTCTTTGTAACCGACCCTGATGGCTATCGAATTGAAGTAAAACGCGAAAAATAA
- a CDS encoding sugar kinase encodes MMKVLTFGELLLRLKPPAHERILQANSFEAGYGGAEANVALSLALLGDEVSYLSKVPDNLLGDAALSSLRRFGVETSSVIRSGNRLGIYFFEKGASIRPTNVVYDRKNSALSEAKAEEFDWQEIFKDIDLFYFSGVTPAISSEMEKAVLEACQYCQEHSIEVVCDLNYRGKMWTPEHAQQFMKKAMKYVTVCLAHDEDFESTLGIKAFDGNMAAGLEQKEQYQEAMKSITEQYPNCHTVASVLRNIYSVEDSEWMGMLYQKGQFYETKTYQVHVMEGVAAGDAFGAGFVHGLIHQFEPQKNVDYAIAASVLKLTISGDSNLVKDEEIQSIMENQGSARLKR; translated from the coding sequence ATGATGAAAGTACTTACGTTTGGAGAATTGCTATTGCGTTTGAAGCCGCCTGCACATGAAAGGATTTTGCAGGCTAATTCCTTTGAGGCAGGTTATGGTGGAGCAGAAGCGAATGTGGCATTGTCACTCGCTTTATTAGGAGATGAAGTTTCTTATCTTTCTAAGGTACCGGATAATCTCTTAGGAGATGCTGCTCTTTCTTCCTTGCGTCGTTTTGGAGTAGAAACGAGTTCGGTCATTCGTAGTGGAAATCGACTAGGCATCTATTTCTTTGAAAAAGGAGCAAGTATCCGGCCTACGAATGTAGTCTATGATCGTAAAAACAGTGCATTATCCGAAGCAAAAGCCGAAGAATTTGACTGGCAAGAGATTTTCAAGGATATTGATCTTTTTTATTTCTCGGGTGTGACACCAGCCATTTCTTCTGAAATGGAGAAAGCAGTCTTGGAAGCATGCCAGTACTGCCAAGAACATTCTATCGAAGTAGTCTGTGATTTGAATTATCGAGGTAAAATGTGGACACCAGAACATGCGCAACAATTCATGAAAAAGGCTATGAAATATGTGACAGTTTGCCTGGCGCATGATGAAGATTTTGAATCAACACTTGGTATCAAAGCCTTCGACGGAAACATGGCAGCTGGGTTGGAGCAAAAAGAACAGTACCAAGAAGCTATGAAGTCGATTACGGAGCAGTATCCAAATTGTCACACAGTAGCAAGTGTGTTGCGGAATATTTACTCTGTCGAAGATAGTGAATGGATGGGAATGTTGTATCAAAAGGGACAGTTTTATGAAACAAAAACCTATCAGGTTCACGTAATGGAAGGAGTAGCAGCAGGAGATGCCTTTGGTGCAGGATTTGTACATGGCTTGATTCATCAATTCGAGCCACAAAAAAATGTAGACTATGCAATAGCTGCTAGCGTATTGAAATTGACCATCTCGGGAGATTCAAATCTCGTTAAGGATGAAGAGATTCAATCCATTATGGAAAATCAGGGTAGTGCCCGATTGAAACGTTGA
- a CDS encoding BglG family transcription antiterminator yields the protein MNVSQLHPIEIQIIQFLFAYKGQYLSSQQIAENINISSKTVRKYIKSSNDILDIYDACIEMKKGIGYRLIIEDSSQFYSFLDRIGEKTGTIQDFYQIKDSADRERFILSVLLLENKKMTTDELAETLFLSKSTISTVIQKIRRKLEIFDLYLAYDLEGDIVINGKEFDKRRFILNYFFPSRLDKHYTDNELIKFNREGFSTETIFIIVLENCREYGIQLSDFVLQNLVFHIALAIKRNEKGFTIDDLSVDSDIEYSKELFVANKIVTKIENLMTITFSKNEANYIALYLKSKSNNSQTMALSNNIDISIRHEIIDALKFMQTQCLTKFSMDQQLIKGIEVHFEPLLTRLRLNIHLKNPLVDEIKEKYSEIFTVTKKCFSKLPTLKIYDVDDNEIAYIALHILAAVERFKKNHKVNVVVICATGLGSAQMLKNRLENTFAANMNIVDVISYYQLNDDILKDINLLITTIDISTSFYNVPVIKVSVFLNKKDIEHLNQAMRAFSFVNEESKRVITEENHINTLFDHYFNENRFMVFESLISREEALKQMINQLTDAESTQFKEELITQIQVREHFGTLTFTQEVAFPHPAHPIGLHSESIVGIIPRGLKWDSEHPDIKIIILMSPSRIENKGLEIINRGLAEFISNKENILRLVQDASFQQFKNLFIETLYD from the coding sequence ATGAATGTTTCACAACTTCATCCTATCGAAATTCAGATTATTCAATTCTTGTTTGCATATAAGGGACAGTATCTATCTAGTCAACAAATTGCTGAGAACATTAATATATCTAGTAAAACAGTTCGAAAATATATTAAATCGTCGAATGATATTTTAGACATCTATGATGCTTGTATAGAGATGAAAAAAGGAATTGGATATCGGCTCATCATTGAGGATAGTAGCCAATTTTATTCATTCTTAGATAGAATTGGAGAAAAGACCGGTACTATTCAAGACTTCTATCAGATAAAAGATAGCGCAGATAGGGAGAGATTTATTCTTAGTGTTTTACTTTTGGAGAACAAGAAAATGACAACTGATGAATTAGCGGAAACACTTTTTTTAAGTAAATCCACGATTTCGACAGTTATTCAAAAGATAAGGAGAAAATTAGAAATCTTTGATTTATATCTGGCATATGACTTAGAAGGGGATATCGTCATTAATGGAAAGGAATTTGATAAGCGCCGTTTTATCTTGAATTATTTCTTCCCATCTCGTTTAGATAAACACTATACAGACAATGAATTGATTAAATTTAATCGTGAGGGTTTTTCGACGGAAACGATTTTTATTATAGTACTTGAAAATTGCAGGGAGTATGGTATTCAACTTTCCGACTTTGTCCTACAAAATCTTGTCTTTCATATTGCTTTGGCGATTAAAAGAAATGAGAAGGGTTTTACAATTGACGATCTTTCTGTAGATAGTGATATTGAGTATAGTAAAGAACTGTTTGTTGCCAATAAGATTGTCACAAAGATAGAAAATCTTATGACAATCACATTCTCAAAAAACGAGGCTAACTATATTGCTTTATACTTGAAATCAAAATCAAATAACTCGCAGACGATGGCGTTAAGCAACAATATAGACATATCTATTCGCCACGAAATTATTGATGCTTTAAAGTTTATGCAAACGCAATGTCTAACAAAATTTTCAATGGATCAACAGCTGATTAAAGGAATAGAAGTTCATTTTGAACCTTTACTTACACGTTTACGATTAAATATTCACTTAAAAAACCCATTGGTTGACGAAATAAAAGAAAAGTATAGCGAAATATTTACTGTAACGAAAAAATGTTTTTCTAAACTTCCTACTTTAAAAATATATGATGTGGATGATAATGAGATAGCATATATTGCTTTACATATTCTTGCTGCAGTTGAGCGGTTCAAAAAAAATCATAAAGTAAATGTGGTAGTGATTTGTGCGACCGGACTGGGGAGTGCACAGATGCTAAAAAACCGCTTAGAAAATACGTTTGCTGCTAATATGAACATTGTTGATGTAATTAGCTATTATCAACTTAATGATGATATTTTAAAGGATATCAATTTACTAATCACTACTATTGATATTTCTACATCCTTTTATAATGTACCAGTGATTAAAGTGAGCGTATTTCTTAATAAGAAAGATATTGAACACTTAAATCAAGCGATGCGTGCTTTTTCTTTCGTCAATGAGGAATCAAAGAGAGTAATAACCGAAGAAAATCATATAAATACCTTGTTTGATCATTATTTTAATGAAAATCGATTTATGGTATTTGAGTCGCTCATTAGTCGTGAAGAGGCGCTTAAACAAATGATTAACCAATTAACAGATGCGGAGAGTACCCAATTCAAGGAAGAATTAATTACACAAATCCAAGTTAGAGAGCATTTTGGTACACTTACTTTTACTCAAGAAGTGGCCTTTCCGCATCCGGCACATCCAATTGGTCTACACAGCGAAAGCATTGTCGGCATAATTCCGAGGGGCTTGAAATGGGATTCTGAGCATCCTGATATCAAGATTATCATACTCATGTCACCCTCTCGTATTGAAAACAAAGGATTAGAAATTATAAATAGAGGACTCGCTGAATTTATTAGTAATAAGGAAAATATTTTAAGACTTGTTCAAGATGCCTCTTTTCAGCAGTTCAAAAATTTATTTATAGAAACATTGTACGATTAA